The following are encoded in a window of Deltaproteobacteria bacterium genomic DNA:
- a CDS encoding ABC transporter ATP-binding protein produces the protein MKNIVTDNSAKKKTKVYLTKYILFSRLDKRFLILGFSLVSSCFGILSPYFQKSFIDLVLYKKSTLPLIFSGVSPLYSIFAASICLLLAQGFNQLSQYTGVKESLIMQKKLAKKIYNQMMSLKLDTMTQKPLGEIVSLYATDIPSSTVYLDQTMPSGASTFFPLLITPFVLVYFFETPVFLTVLMIILVSVINTLLAFRQSKFFYLFKNLAAERLGLVNEWIQNIRTLRILGWTEIFEFKIIKKRKDETENRVKMVTNGQMMNSISTTFTFLLNVGTLGVMVFYYKKTMSPGEIFALLWILGVFLTRPFRQMPWFFTFAFDSATSIKRIENFLNLENKFHSKFPEVLNKESANILEIKNLTLEINDNSILSVNSFHAKKGELVIIVGEVGSGKTLLLYSLLGETNCHWDSYRIYSDKKPHLWKSLFAFVPQEGFIVSTTLRDNVHLEYDANKNQDQQIRNSLARSEFKNDFSNLEQGLDNELGERGVNLSGGQRQRINIARADFFNSDILLLDDSFSAIDVETENKLINNLLLTDWKNKTIIMTSHRLSLLPFADRIVFLKNGAITNEGTYDELTNKDPDFRSFTLQLTHNTNPFLTV, from the coding sequence ATGAAAAACATCGTGACCGACAATAGTGCTAAAAAAAAAACAAAAGTGTACCTAACGAAATATATATTATTTAGTCGCTTGGACAAAAGATTTTTGATCCTTGGTTTTTCCTTAGTGAGCTCTTGTTTTGGGATTCTTTCTCCCTATTTTCAGAAATCATTTATTGACCTTGTGCTTTACAAAAAGTCGACTCTTCCTCTTATTTTTTCAGGAGTTTCTCCTTTATATTCAATTTTTGCAGCATCGATATGTCTCCTTTTAGCCCAAGGTTTTAATCAACTCAGTCAGTATACGGGAGTTAAAGAATCTCTGATCATGCAGAAAAAACTGGCCAAAAAAATATACAATCAGATGATGTCATTAAAACTGGACACAATGACTCAAAAGCCTTTGGGGGAAATCGTTTCATTGTATGCTACGGACATCCCCAGCTCGACGGTTTATCTAGACCAAACTATGCCTTCTGGCGCCTCTACCTTTTTTCCTTTATTAATTACTCCCTTTGTTTTGGTTTATTTCTTTGAAACCCCGGTTTTTTTAACAGTTTTAATGATCATTCTGGTTTCTGTAATTAATACTCTTTTAGCTTTCCGACAGTCTAAGTTTTTTTATTTATTTAAGAATCTGGCTGCTGAACGCCTTGGCCTTGTTAACGAATGGATTCAAAATATTCGAACCCTGCGAATTCTTGGCTGGACCGAAATTTTTGAATTTAAAATAATAAAAAAAAGAAAAGACGAAACCGAGAACCGTGTGAAAATGGTTACGAACGGTCAAATGATGAACTCCATTTCTACAACTTTTACTTTTCTCCTGAACGTTGGAACCCTTGGAGTTATGGTTTTTTATTATAAAAAAACCATGTCCCCAGGGGAAATTTTTGCTCTTTTGTGGATATTAGGGGTCTTTCTGACTCGTCCCTTCAGACAAATGCCTTGGTTTTTTACCTTTGCCTTTGACTCGGCCACAAGTATCAAACGAATTGAAAACTTTTTAAATTTAGAAAATAAATTTCATTCGAAGTTTCCTGAAGTTTTAAATAAGGAATCTGCCAACATCTTAGAAATTAAAAATTTAACTCTCGAAATTAATGACAATTCCATCCTCTCTGTAAATTCTTTCCATGCCAAAAAAGGCGAATTAGTGATTATCGTTGGCGAAGTTGGCAGTGGAAAAACTCTTTTGTTATATTCCTTGCTTGGAGAAACCAATTGCCATTGGGATTCCTATCGAATTTATTCGGATAAAAAGCCACACCTTTGGAAAAGCCTTTTTGCCTTCGTTCCTCAAGAAGGATTTATTGTCTCGACAACTTTGCGTGACAACGTCCATTTAGAATATGATGCCAACAAAAATCAAGATCAACAAATCAGGAACTCCTTAGCACGAAGTGAATTCAAAAATGATTTTTCAAATCTCGAACAGGGTCTGGACAATGAACTGGGCGAACGAGGGGTCAATCTTTCCGGAGGTCAACGTCAACGAATCAATATTGCCAGAGCTGATTTTTTTAATTCAGATATTTTGCTATTAGATGACTCTTTCAGCGCTATCGACGTGGAAACAGAAAATAAATTAATAAATAATCTCCTTTTAACAGACTGGAAAAATAAAACTATCATCATGACAAGCCACCGCCTCAGCCTGCTGCCCTTTGCAGATAGAATTGTTTTTTTAAAAAATGGAGCCATTACCAATGAAGGAACCTATGACGAATTAACAAATAAAGATCCCGATTTTAGAAGTTTTACCCTGCAACTCACACATAACACCAATCCTTTTTTAACCGTATGA
- a CDS encoding FAD-dependent oxidoreductase — protein MKAKNKILSRRRFMKEAVGTSVKSISLATVASGAFTGCAALDRYFEIEKYKFDKEVLIFGAGIAGLTTAYYLKKNKIPYRLFEASSRTGGRVMTQHTNEEDVYFDLGALEFDEYDKNVLDLLKELNLETDDRNSSSFKNSFGFINRQMVFPFKQLLDTEAGAFKSWNKELIRIKKATADDESYEWLLDEKIMAYESLFLRDIFRDSALNQQSKLLLKSWAEFYFQKSESEITFLNWLMMLEKETLQNKKLKVKNGMEELTIHLTQRVGGVIPNYNLQLPAKLIEIQRSNENWLCQIQTKEGVKRISSPYVVMALPFTELKKVKGIENIFVSQDFLKLAKNCENKNTLSAVAQLKTKAIKKPKQLSQFVVIDKHTFKIRLEDNFAIFHFNTENEFNWFLNEKNLAFNFFNSKDFNFMSSIDWSKITYINGSQLSFKQKEAILLKKSLNADWSKSSLQLAGDYVISPFSSNLNDTIQSAINAVENIKLNYFEKFSV, from the coding sequence ATGAAAGCAAAAAATAAAATCCTGTCCAGACGCAGGTTTATGAAAGAGGCCGTAGGAACTTCAGTAAAAAGCATTTCCCTAGCAACGGTGGCTTCTGGCGCATTTACTGGCTGTGCTGCGTTGGATAGGTATTTTGAAATTGAAAAATATAAATTTGATAAAGAAGTATTGATATTTGGGGCCGGAATTGCCGGTTTGACCACAGCCTATTATCTAAAAAAAAACAAAATACCCTATAGACTTTTTGAGGCGTCGTCTCGAACAGGGGGGCGAGTCATGACACAGCATACGAACGAAGAGGATGTTTATTTTGATTTAGGGGCCCTTGAGTTTGATGAATATGATAAAAATGTTTTAGATTTGTTGAAAGAGCTTAATTTAGAAACAGATGATAGGAATTCTAGTTCTTTTAAAAACTCCTTTGGTTTTATAAATCGTCAAATGGTATTTCCGTTTAAACAGTTACTCGACACAGAGGCGGGAGCTTTTAAATCTTGGAACAAAGAGCTTATCCGGATCAAAAAAGCCACAGCGGATGATGAAAGTTATGAATGGTTATTGGATGAAAAGATAATGGCCTACGAAAGTCTCTTCCTTCGTGATATTTTTAGAGATTCCGCCTTGAATCAGCAATCCAAACTGTTATTAAAATCTTGGGCTGAGTTTTATTTTCAGAAATCAGAATCAGAGATCACTTTTTTAAATTGGTTAATGATGTTAGAGAAAGAGACCCTCCAAAATAAAAAGCTGAAAGTTAAAAATGGCATGGAAGAATTAACAATTCATCTGACTCAAAGGGTGGGAGGGGTGATACCGAATTACAATTTGCAATTGCCAGCTAAATTAATAGAGATTCAGAGATCCAACGAGAACTGGCTTTGCCAAATACAAACCAAAGAGGGAGTCAAAAGAATATCATCCCCCTATGTCGTAATGGCCTTGCCTTTTACAGAATTAAAAAAAGTGAAAGGCATTGAAAATATTTTTGTGAGCCAAGATTTTTTAAAATTAGCAAAAAATTGTGAGAATAAAAACACTTTATCTGCCGTCGCTCAGCTAAAAACAAAGGCTATCAAAAAACCAAAGCAATTATCACAGTTTGTTGTTATTGATAAACACACGTTTAAAATTAGACTTGAGGATAATTTTGCGATCTTTCATTTTAATACTGAAAATGAATTTAATTGGTTTTTAAATGAGAAAAATTTAGCCTTTAATTTTTTTAACTCTAAGGATTTTAATTTTATGAGTTCGATAGACTGGAGTAAAATCACCTATATTAATGGATCCCAGTTATCGTTTAAACAAAAAGAAGCTATTCTTTTGAAAAAAAGCCTAAACGCCGATTGGTCAAAAAGCAGTTTGCAATTAGCTGGAGACTATGTCATTTCCCCATTTTCGTCGAATCTTAATGACACCATTCAGTCTGCCATTAACGCTGTTGAGAACATTAAATTAAATTATTTCGAAAAGTTTTCAGTATAA
- the folE gene encoding GTP cyclohydrolase I FolE, which produces MKKNESKTGGSEALEILKNVLASPQVLNHLSDEEKIHKIQKHFSEILQVLGLDLSDDSLKETPKRVAKMYVKEIFSGLNAKNFPKMTTIENKMNYNQMIAVQNIEVLSYCEHHFQTIQGSATVAYIPDKKVIGLSKINRIVQFFSRRPQVQERLTKQIADCLQYVLQTPHVGVHINAKHFCVIARGIQDANSSTITNDLRGDFKNRPETRKEFLHSCRS; this is translated from the coding sequence ATGAAGAAAAATGAATCTAAAACAGGAGGCTCTGAAGCCTTAGAAATATTAAAAAATGTGTTAGCTTCTCCACAAGTGCTGAACCACTTAAGTGATGAGGAGAAAATTCATAAAATTCAAAAACATTTTTCAGAAATTTTACAAGTTTTAGGATTAGATTTAAGTGATGACAGTTTAAAAGAAACCCCCAAAAGGGTAGCCAAAATGTACGTTAAAGAGATTTTTAGTGGGCTCAACGCTAAGAACTTTCCCAAAATGACGACTATTGAAAATAAAATGAATTACAATCAAATGATTGCGGTTCAAAATATTGAAGTTCTTTCCTATTGCGAGCATCATTTTCAGACGATACAAGGTTCTGCAACCGTGGCCTATATTCCAGATAAAAAGGTCATTGGCCTGTCCAAAATAAATAGGATTGTTCAATTTTTTTCGCGAAGACCTCAAGTACAAGAACGATTAACAAAACAAATTGCTGATTGTCTGCAATATGTTTTGCAAACCCCACATGTGGGCGTCCATATCAATGCAAAACATTTTTGTGTGATCGCACGAGGAATTCAGGATGCCAATTCTTCAACGATCACCAATGATCTGCGTGGTGATTTCAAAAACCGTCCTGAAACCAGAAAAGAATTTCTACATTCATGCAGATCCTAA
- a CDS encoding HAMP domain-containing histidine kinase produces MYTLKNIFGFLNFRIKLALIFAFIFGATTIAFNVFVFSYFIGALKNDFDDALYNYCIDISDVIEQQILKGVYDVNPLQLGQGKILPFTLGTSLVLLRHRDSRIITQFGNLGDFIPPFETEIEKIVKGADAAYKTVHDLKNLPNPESDSYRLITFPIENKNPKFFLQVIVPRTLLETQIQNRLLIFQFGIPALIFLSMAIGYYLSGRALSPVKNIINATKKINANVLSDRVPVPETRDEFRHLALTINQALERIEKSFQSQEKFIADASHQLLSPLTILKGELELFIKKTNKASEIDSFLLTQHLEIENLSQIIQDMLLLARMDAGFSSFNMMPVYLEESILDTLQVLEKKADKKRIKINFQIRENDHNNPKVLADPDLLKHLFYNIIDNAIKYSPYDSLIFIEVEWKKLTCQVNIRDQGPGIPENQIQFIFERFSRAPSSSQIQGFGLGLAIAKKIANIHKASLLVINTQPHGAEFQFEIKNF; encoded by the coding sequence ATGTATACCTTAAAAAATATATTCGGATTTCTTAATTTTAGAATAAAACTGGCTTTGATATTTGCTTTTATTTTCGGCGCCACGACCATCGCTTTTAATGTTTTTGTTTTTTCCTATTTTATTGGAGCGCTTAAAAATGATTTTGACGACGCTCTTTATAACTATTGTATCGATATTTCGGACGTCATTGAACAGCAAATATTGAAAGGGGTTTATGATGTTAATCCATTGCAACTGGGGCAAGGTAAAATATTACCTTTTACCCTAGGCACCTCCCTGGTTTTATTGAGACATAGAGACTCTCGCATCATAACCCAATTTGGTAATTTAGGTGATTTCATTCCTCCTTTTGAAACTGAAATTGAAAAAATAGTTAAGGGCGCCGATGCCGCTTACAAAACCGTTCATGATTTAAAAAACCTTCCAAATCCAGAATCTGACTCCTACAGACTCATTACCTTTCCCATAGAAAATAAAAATCCTAAATTTTTCCTTCAAGTGATCGTCCCAAGAACTTTACTTGAAACACAAATCCAAAACAGGTTGCTTATTTTTCAATTTGGAATTCCCGCGCTTATTTTTCTTTCCATGGCCATTGGATATTACCTTTCTGGCCGAGCCCTTTCTCCTGTAAAAAACATTATTAACGCGACTAAAAAAATAAATGCCAATGTTTTGTCCGATCGTGTTCCCGTTCCAGAAACAAGAGATGAGTTTAGACATCTGGCTTTAACAATTAACCAGGCTTTGGAAAGAATTGAAAAATCTTTCCAAAGCCAAGAGAAGTTTATTGCCGATGCCTCCCACCAGCTTCTGTCTCCGTTAACCATATTAAAAGGTGAATTAGAACTTTTTATAAAAAAAACAAACAAAGCTTCCGAAATTGATTCTTTCCTTTTAACTCAACATTTAGAAATAGAAAATCTGTCACAAATTATTCAAGACATGCTGCTTTTGGCCAGAATGGATGCCGGTTTTTCTTCTTTTAATATGATGCCTGTCTATCTTGAAGAAAGCATTTTAGATACCCTCCAAGTTTTAGAGAAAAAAGCAGATAAAAAAAGAATCAAAATTAATTTTCAAATTAGGGAAAACGATCATAACAATCCTAAAGTCTTAGCAGACCCAGATCTTCTCAAACATCTTTTCTATAATATCATTGATAATGCCATTAAATACTCACCTTATGACTCCTTGATTTTTATTGAGGTTGAATGGAAAAAATTGACTTGCCAGGTAAATATACGTGATCAAGGTCCCGGTATTCCAGAAAATCAGATTCAGTTTATATTTGAAAGATTTAGCCGTGCCCCTTCCTCAAGCCAAATTCAAGGTTTTGGCCTTGGTTTAGCTATTGCAAAAAAAATAGCCAATATTCATAAGGCGTCTCTCCTTGTGATTAATACTCAACCCCATGGGGCCGAGTTTCAATTTGAGATTAAAAATTTTTAA
- a CDS encoding response regulator transcription factor: MRILVVEDQSKMATFLKKGLSDVGYSVDIAETGGSAESYVSSSEYDLIIMDIGLPDQNGLDTARHIRRDGYDGPILMLTALSTTKDKIHGLDAGADDYLTKPYSFDELLARVRALLRRRTHSNQVSNSKLIFSDLEMDLIQRKVIKNNQEIQLTSKEFSLLEYFMRNPNRPLGRVNIAEHVWDVHFDSESNVIDVYVNMLRKKIDSTQSKKLIHTVVGVGYVLKEDEKN, from the coding sequence ATGCGAATACTCGTTGTCGAAGATCAATCTAAAATGGCCACCTTCCTAAAAAAAGGACTCTCTGATGTCGGTTATTCTGTAGACATCGCTGAGACTGGCGGCTCTGCGGAATCCTATGTCAGCTCTAGCGAATATGATCTTATTATCATGGATATTGGACTTCCTGATCAAAATGGTTTGGATACAGCCAGACATATCCGTCGAGATGGTTATGATGGCCCTATCCTGATGCTCACAGCGCTTTCAACAACGAAGGATAAAATTCATGGTTTGGACGCAGGAGCCGATGACTACCTTACCAAGCCCTATTCATTTGATGAACTCCTTGCCAGAGTCAGGGCCCTCCTCAGGAGACGAACACACTCCAATCAAGTTTCGAATTCAAAATTAATTTTCAGCGATTTAGAGATGGATCTGATTCAGCGCAAAGTAATAAAAAATAATCAAGAAATTCAATTAACCTCTAAAGAATTTTCTTTATTGGAATATTTCATGAGAAATCCAAATCGCCCCTTGGGAAGGGTGAATATTGCGGAACATGTGTGGGATGTTCATTTTGATTCTGAAAGCAATGTGATTGATGTCTACGTAAATATGCTTAGAAAAAAAATTGACTCCACCCAAAGTAAAAAATTAATTCATACGGTTGTCGGGGTTGGCTATGTTCTTAAAGAAGATGAAAAAAACTAA
- a CDS encoding twin-arginine translocase TatA/TatE family subunit has translation MNLGATELLLILGIALLLFGPSKLPGLGKSLGEAIRGFKKGLNEDETLAKARPLNENENKANEKVSSSQATAESSRQEQKTTDKNHA, from the coding sequence ATGAATTTAGGTGCTACAGAACTGCTGCTTATCTTAGGTATTGCTTTGTTGCTTTTTGGGCCTTCCAAACTTCCAGGATTGGGTAAATCCTTGGGTGAGGCTATCCGCGGTTTCAAAAAGGGATTGAATGAGGATGAGACTTTAGCGAAGGCCCGCCCTTTGAATGAGAATGAAAACAAAGCAAACGAAAAAGTATCATCGTCTCAGGCAACGGCAGAGTCCTCGCGGCAAGAACAAAAAACAACGGATAAAAATCACGCCTAA
- the selD gene encoding selenide, water dikinase SelD: MTKLTQTVQKGGCAAKVAASELHQILEKVTFPKAHPELLIDGRFFDDAAVYKVTEDLALVQTLDFFTPVVDTPKIFGKVAAANALSDVYAMGASVKTAMVILAYPNATFEKQWIVDMLQGISEVVLEAKGNVVGGHTIDDDTLKLGLSVTGYVHPDKIWSNQKAKPGDLLILTKPLGTGTHTAALKRQQVTEEDIVDVIESMTQLNNVSETLSDTEKDFIHAATDITGFGLIGHGLNLARASNCSLNIELEKIPFFKNTFQSLENGFLTKAHRSNKDYALEFTDWSRVNRLQELLVCDPQTSGGLLLAVDPAQAGALLDRMTPKFSAAAIIGNVTPYFEKYLRFE; encoded by the coding sequence ATGACGAAACTCACTCAAACAGTACAAAAAGGTGGCTGTGCTGCTAAGGTAGCCGCATCAGAATTGCATCAAATCTTAGAAAAAGTGACCTTTCCCAAGGCTCACCCTGAGCTTTTGATTGATGGACGTTTTTTTGATGATGCGGCAGTTTACAAAGTGACAGAGGATCTGGCCTTGGTACAAACCCTTGATTTTTTTACACCCGTTGTGGATACGCCAAAGATATTTGGAAAAGTAGCTGCAGCGAATGCTCTGAGTGATGTTTATGCCATGGGAGCCTCTGTAAAAACAGCGATGGTGATCTTGGCTTATCCCAACGCTACTTTCGAGAAGCAATGGATTGTCGATATGCTTCAGGGTATTTCAGAAGTGGTTCTTGAGGCTAAGGGAAATGTGGTTGGGGGTCATACCATTGACGATGATACCTTAAAACTAGGATTATCTGTCACTGGATATGTTCATCCAGATAAAATTTGGTCTAATCAAAAGGCCAAACCAGGGGATCTTTTGATCTTAACAAAACCTTTGGGTACAGGGACTCACACCGCAGCCCTAAAAAGACAGCAAGTCACAGAAGAGGATATTGTTGATGTGATAGAGTCAATGACTCAGCTAAATAATGTTTCTGAAACCTTATCAGATACCGAAAAAGATTTTATTCATGCGGCTACGGACATTACCGGGTTTGGACTTATCGGCCATGGACTTAATTTAGCAAGGGCCTCAAATTGCTCCTTAAATATTGAATTAGAAAAAATACCTTTTTTTAAGAACACCTTTCAGTCTTTAGAGAACGGATTTTTAACTAAAGCCCATCGATCAAATAAAGACTACGCTTTGGAATTCACAGACTGGAGTCGTGTCAATCGACTTCAAGAGCTCTTAGTTTGTGACCCACAAACTAGTGGTGGGCTTTTATTGGCAGTGGATCCAGCTCAGGCCGGAGCTCTTTTAGACCGAATGACTCCTAAATTTTCGGCGGCGGCAATTATTGGCAACGTAACTCCTTATTTTGAAAAGTATCTTAGGTTTGAATAA
- the mnmH gene encoding tRNA 2-selenouridine(34) synthase MnmH: MNKIFVDNFKEIILKKIPLIDVRAPIEFAQGHLPGALNLPILDNEERKHIGITYKQQGRDKAIEIGYRLVSGENKKNKISSWIKKIKENPETLVYCFRGGLRSQIAQKWLEEEGIHVKIIDGGYKAFRQYLVTELVASLARVEFIIISGRTGSFKTMLLKDISRKHLPMIDLEELANHKGSAFGKKGAQPTQAQFENQLTVDLILAEEGISQDRKKKIFLEDESRLIGSCVLPEAVFAKMRSSPVIWIEETLETRSHQVMQDYIISPMVSGIEGDHLFKNFAEALFAIKNKLGGLRYQEVQADLLKAKEQLIKENNPMGNLVWIQKLLSYYYDPMYEQSLKLRNPKILFSGNYQEVLSFITEI, translated from the coding sequence TTGAATAAAATTTTTGTTGATAACTTTAAAGAGATCATTTTAAAAAAAATTCCACTTATCGACGTGCGAGCACCCATTGAATTTGCCCAAGGTCATTTGCCAGGGGCCCTGAATCTACCCATTTTGGACAATGAAGAACGAAAACATATTGGAATTACCTATAAACAGCAAGGCAGAGACAAAGCCATTGAGATCGGGTATCGTCTTGTTTCCGGTGAAAATAAAAAAAATAAAATTTCTTCTTGGATAAAAAAAATAAAAGAAAATCCAGAGACCTTAGTGTATTGTTTTCGTGGGGGATTAAGATCGCAAATTGCCCAGAAATGGCTGGAAGAAGAAGGGATTCACGTCAAAATAATTGATGGTGGGTATAAAGCCTTTCGTCAGTATTTAGTGACAGAGTTAGTGGCGTCTTTGGCCCGCGTCGAATTTATAATCATTTCGGGAAGAACGGGTTCGTTCAAAACCATGTTGTTGAAAGATATCAGCAGAAAACACCTCCCCATGATCGATTTAGAAGAGCTTGCAAATCATAAGGGGTCTGCTTTTGGAAAAAAAGGAGCTCAGCCGACGCAGGCTCAGTTTGAAAATCAATTGACTGTAGATTTAATATTGGCAGAAGAAGGGATCTCTCAGGATCGGAAAAAGAAAATATTTTTGGAAGATGAAAGCCGTTTGATTGGATCTTGTGTTCTGCCAGAGGCGGTGTTTGCTAAAATGAGGTCCTCACCAGTAATATGGATCGAAGAGACTCTTGAGACGAGGTCTCATCAGGTCATGCAAGATTATATCATCTCACCGATGGTATCAGGAATCGAAGGGGATCATTTATTTAAAAATTTTGCAGAGGCTTTGTTTGCAATTAAAAACAAATTGGGTGGTCTTCGTTATCAAGAAGTTCAAGCAGATCTTCTGAAGGCAAAGGAACAGCTGATTAAAGAAAATAATCCTATGGGGAATCTGGTTTGGATTCAAAAGTTATTGAGTTACTACTATGACCCCATGTACGAACAAAGTTTAAAATTAAGAAATCCAAAAATTTTATTTTCTGGAAATTATCAAGAAGTTCTCAGTTTTATTACTGAAATCTAG
- a CDS encoding DMT family transporter → MILNYLLYFISIFSLSQASNLIKWSAVPPEVLGSWRLLGASSILLIIFLIKDGGKLIFQSLRPHWKQIFLTGLFFFFHLWSYFYSAQNTKIANCMILFATNPLFTAVGAYFFFKEKLSPNLFISYFSAFLALYLLLSKTMALNPENLSGELSGFASAIFYSAYVLASKKARRQINNWYFSIGIYSVCGFLFLLLTLFKETPLTGYPQQAWLGILGTILIPTFLGHAIFTYLMNYLNINWMSFGKLLEPLFSSFIAYLVFKENINSTTQVAFALTLFSVFILLYPKLKYFKK, encoded by the coding sequence ATGATTCTCAACTATTTGCTTTATTTTATTTCCATCTTCAGCCTTTCTCAAGCTTCCAATTTAATCAAATGGAGTGCCGTCCCCCCCGAAGTTCTGGGCTCTTGGCGACTCTTGGGGGCAAGTTCCATTTTGTTAATCATTTTTTTAATCAAGGATGGCGGCAAACTTATTTTTCAGTCACTTCGACCTCATTGGAAACAAATTTTCCTCACTGGATTGTTTTTCTTTTTTCATTTATGGAGTTATTTTTATTCAGCTCAAAATACTAAAATTGCTAATTGCATGATTCTCTTTGCGACCAACCCCTTATTTACAGCCGTAGGAGCCTATTTCTTTTTTAAAGAAAAATTATCACCCAATTTATTTATTTCCTATTTTTCTGCTTTTTTAGCTCTTTACCTTCTCCTATCTAAAACCATGGCTCTGAATCCTGAAAACCTAAGTGGCGAACTATCGGGTTTTGCATCGGCGATTTTTTATTCGGCTTATGTTTTGGCTTCAAAAAAAGCTCGTAGGCAGATTAATAATTGGTATTTTTCCATAGGAATTTATTCTGTTTGTGGTTTTTTATTTTTACTTCTTACCCTTTTTAAAGAAACGCCGCTCACAGGGTACCCTCAACAGGCCTGGTTGGGAATTCTAGGTACTATTCTGATTCCCACTTTTTTGGGTCATGCGATTTTTACTTATCTGATGAACTATTTAAATATCAACTGGATGAGCTTTGGAAAGTTATTAGAACCCTTATTCTCTTCTTTTATTGCCTATCTTGTTTTCAAAGAAAATATCAACTCGACAACCCAAGTGGCCTTTGCCCTCACTTTATTTTCTGTTTTTATTTTGCTCTACCCCAAACTAAAGTACTTTAAGAAATAA
- a CDS encoding N-acetyl-gamma-glutamyl-phosphate reductase has protein sequence MKTETRNQNQKIKVGVIGARGYAGVELSRILLSHPEVEYRYYFYSQGRGFNFEELGFNTRMYKALPRGGNTEDLIKAHSSYLSELDVLFLATPNEVSLELIPYFKKQSIHLIDLSGAFRLNYKDKQQAFNQYLKYYKLNHNQVEMLDRFIFGLVPFNRNQFSRNQASQEPKPYWIANPGCYVTSVLMALKPLLLEGLLDPKGIVIDAKSGTSGAGKKAAENLIFSEIYNECLPYKISQHQHFPEIEMFLNQGLSEKVEFIFTPHLLPIHRGIISSIYTQWSVSFKLKSDLEKEQAVHQAYQKYYSDYPLIRWGRVNENKTILNMKYIVETPLTQIGYEIDEDHLYLFSQIDNLLKGAASQAIENLNLMYGLKPETGLT, from the coding sequence GTGAAAACAGAAACACGAAATCAAAATCAAAAAATAAAAGTCGGAGTCATTGGTGCCAGGGGTTATGCGGGAGTGGAATTATCTCGTATTCTTTTGTCACATCCTGAAGTGGAATATCGATATTATTTTTACTCTCAAGGTCGGGGATTTAATTTTGAAGAGTTGGGGTTCAATACACGAATGTATAAAGCCTTGCCAAGGGGTGGAAACACCGAGGACTTAATAAAAGCTCACAGCTCTTATTTAAGTGAGTTAGACGTTCTTTTCTTGGCGACGCCCAATGAGGTTTCTCTAGAATTAATTCCTTATTTTAAAAAACAATCCATTCATCTTATTGATCTGTCGGGAGCTTTTCGATTAAATTATAAGGACAAACAACAGGCTTTTAATCAATATTTAAAATATTATAAATTAAATCACAATCAAGTTGAAATGTTGGACCGGTTTATCTTCGGTTTGGTGCCCTTCAACAGAAATCAGTTTAGTAGAAATCAAGCGAGTCAGGAACCAAAGCCTTATTGGATTGCTAATCCAGGATGCTATGTAACCTCCGTCTTAATGGCTTTGAAACCCTTGTTATTAGAAGGCCTTCTCGATCCAAAGGGTATTGTTATAGATGCCAAATCTGGAACCTCAGGGGCAGGGAAAAAAGCGGCAGAGAATTTAATTTTTTCAGAAATCTATAATGAGTGTTTACCTTATAAAATATCGCAACATCAACATTTTCCAGAAATTGAAATGTTTCTGAATCAGGGGTTGTCTGAAAAAGTGGAATTTATTTTTACACCTCATTTGTTGCCAATACATAGGGGCATTATTTCTTCTATTTACACTCAATGGTCAGTGAGTTTCAAATTAAAATCTGATTTAGAAAAAGAGCAAGCGGTTCATCAAGCTTATCAGAAGTACTATTCTGATTACCCTTTGATTCGTTGGGGTCGCGTCAATGAAAATAAAACTATTTTGAATATGAAATACATTGTTGAAACTCCGCTAACTCAAATTGGGTATGAAATAGATGAAGATCACCTTTATTTATTTTCGCAAATAGATAATTTACTAAAGGGCGCGGCTTCTCAGGCAATAGAAAATTTAAATTTAATGTATGGGTTAAAGCCAGAAACGGGCTTAACTTAA